The proteins below are encoded in one region of Phaseolus vulgaris cultivar G19833 chromosome 1, P. vulgaris v2.0, whole genome shotgun sequence:
- the LOC137814032 gene encoding heat stress transcription factor B-3 produces the protein MEASSDKGLLLECGRKCSPPPFLLKTYMLVEDPATDAVVSWNADGTAFVVWQPAEFARDLLPTLFKHSNFSSFVRQLNTYGFRKVATSRWEFFNDRFKKGEREQLYEIRRRKAWTNKQQPNVPNQGTPQDSDEDQRSSSTSSSSGYTTLVDENKRLKKENGVLNSELRSMKRKCKELLDSVAKYSSDAKEKEEDERPMLFGVRLDVEGGREMKRNRAKISESASIMLSQSCK, from the exons atggAAGCATCAAGTGATAAAGGGTTGTTGTTGGAATGTGGAAGGAAGTGCAGTCCACCTCCATTTTTGTTGAAGACCTACATGCTTGTGGAAGATCCGGCCACCGACGCCGTCGTGTCGTGGAATGCCGACGGAACGGCGTTTGTGGTGTGGCAGCCGGCGGAGTTTGCTCGTGATCTCCTCCCAACACTTTTCAAGCACAGCAACTTCTCTAGCTTTGTACGCCAGCTAAATACTTAC GGCTTTCGTAAAGTTGCAACAAGTAGATGGGAGTTTTTCAATGACAGGTTCAAGAAAGGTGAAAGAGAACAGCTATATGAGATTCGGCGAAGAAAAGCTTGGACCAACAAGCAACAACCTAATGTACCAAACCAAGGCACACCTCAAGATTCTGATGAAGATCAAAGGTcctcatcaacttcatcatcttCTGGCTACACTACTCTGGTAGATGAAAACAAGAGGCTTAAGAAGGAGAATGGAGTGCTGAACTCTGAGCTCAGAAGCATGAAAAGAAAGTGTAAGGAACTGCTTGATTCGGTGGCCAAATATTCATCAGAtgcaaaagagaaggaagaagatgaaaggCCAATGCTGTTTGGAGTGAGGCTAGATGTTGAAGGAGGGAGGGAGATGAAGAGGAATAGAGCTAAGATAAGTGAAAGCGCAAGCATTATGCTCTCTCAGTCATGCAAATAA